In the candidate division KSB1 bacterium genome, TTTAGCCACGGATTCACACTGATTTTAATAAACAAGAATGTGAATTTCAATATTATATTATTTAACTTTGAGCAAAAATTATGTCAAGTGTGTCACGGCTGAGTTGTAGGTTTTCGACTTCCTTCATTTTCTTTAGCATGATATTTACTTCTTCTTGTGTTACAATGCCACGAGTCCAAAGCAGGCGGAGAAGCACAGCTAAATCTAATACTTTGATACGCCGTTCTTTACAATATCGAACCGCTCTTTTGTCATTCGTTAATAATTGGCCTTTGCGAACTTTGGATAACGCAATGGCTTCGCACTCACCCACATTTAGGTTTTTGGGTA is a window encoding:
- a CDS encoding PIN domain-containing protein, with the protein product MIVISDTNILSSFAAGDAFHPLFQLFTKTKIHTPPSVKHELQAGIAHGHKHLKKVLESFDRDELQILKLSKQEQKLANELPKNLNVGECEAIALSKVRKGQLLTNDKRAVRYCKERRIKVLDLAVLLRLLWTRGIVTQEEVNIMLKKMKEVENLQLSRDTLDIIFAQS